Below is a window of Hydrogenimonas sp. SS33 DNA.
ACAGAAAGGAAACCGACATGTTGTTTAATTCAAAGAAGGAGGAGCTGGAGCGTCTCAAAAGCCGTATCCGGAACCTTGAGAAAGAGAAAGGCGACCTGGAACGTGAAGTGGAAACACTTCATCAGCAGCTTCGGCAGGAGGGGAAAGAGAGCCGCGACTTGGAGCAGGCTTCCTTCAAAATTGACATATTGGACGACATGATCGCGAACAATGTCAAAAATATAAATGAGATCGCGGAAAATTCCCTGGAAAATGTGCAGAAACTTCGGGAAATGGCGGAGACTACCAGGGAGGTAAAGGGAGAAATCGAAGAGCTTCGGGCCACATTCGACAAATTCATAGATCAGATCAACAAACTGATCGACTTTACCGGAAACACCAAAAACAATACGGAACATCTCAATGAGAGTGTCACCAATATTTCGGAAATCATACAATTGATCAAGGATATCGCAGACCAGACAAACCTGTTGGCACTCAATGCCGCCATAGAAGCGGCAAGAGCGGGTGAGCACGGGCGGGGATTCGCCGTCGTGGCGGACGAAGTGAGAAAACTGGCGGAACGGACGCAGAAAGCGACGGACGAAGTGGAAGCGAGCATCAGCCTCCTTAAACAGAACAGCTCACGGATGTCGGAAGGGACGGAGAACCTTGAAACGATCATCAATTTCATGCACCAGTTTATGGAAGAGTTCAAACAGGGATTCGACAACCTCTATGAGATCGATATGAATACGATCGAAGAGCTGCAGAGCCTCGCCGACTCCATTTCGGCGCTGCAGCAGAAGATCAACAATTTCCTTTTCAAAATCCGAGGATATGAGGAGAAGCTCATCGGAAAGGGAGAGTACATCAGCGATTTTGGAAAACACAGCTTCCGGGAATGGCACAACAATGCCGGCAAACAGGCTTTTTCCAAAACGGCGTCCTACTTGGAAATCGAAAACTCACAGGAGCGCTTCCAGGAAAAAATGAATGATGCGATGGATGCCGAAATGAAAAATTCCGCCGGAACTTTCGAAGAACTCGAAAGCGAGAGTGAGACAATGTACAAACTGCTTGACCGGATGATGGACGAAGCGGGGCACTGAACACCTGCATGCGCCCGATCGGGAAGAAAAAGGGGCGGGATGTCTTCTAACGGCTTCCGCAGATGTAGCAGACCTCTTCGGGGGCGTAGGCGCTGTGAGGCGTGTCGGCTTCGCTCTCCATCCTGTCGCCGGATTGCAGCTCCAGCGTTGCGCCCATCTCCATAATGTGAAGAGTTCCCGATAGAATCCACCGCACTTCGTCATGGGGGTGGGTGTGTTCCGCGTAGCGGGTGCCGGCACTGTCACACCACCTGAAGATGTTGAAGTACCCCTCTTTTTCCAGAATCCTGCGGATTTCGGTTTCGTCGGTAATGCCGGTGTGGACCACTTTCGCCATCACAGCTCCTTCGAATCGAGAATGAAGGTGACGGGCCCGTCGTTGTGGATGGTCACTTCCATCATGGCGCCGAAGACCCCCGTTTTTACCGGTAGATGGGCTTCAAATGCCTTGCAGAAACACTCATAGAGCCGTTTCGCCTCCTCTGGCGGCATGGCGTCATCGAAACTGGGGCGTCGCCCCTTTCTGACGCTGCCGGCCAGGGTGAACTGGCTTACCACCAGCGCTTCGCCGCCGATATCGAGGATACTGCGGTTCATCTTCCCCGCCCCGTCGGCGAAAATGCGCAAATGGACGATCTTGCCGACCAGCTTGTCGATGTCGGCATCCGTATCGCCCTTTTTGATACCCAGCAAAATGTTGAGCCCCCGGCCAATGTGCGCCACCGTTTCTCCCCCGATGGCCACCGAAGAGCGGCTGACACGCTGCAACAGGGCGATCACGCCTTACCATCCTTTCCCGCCTCATCGCCCTTCTCCTCTTTTTCGCCGTAGCGCTCGTCGTATTTGTTGGCATGGTAGCCGCGGATCAGCCAGACCATGAAGAGGACGAAAGCGATGAGCATGAGGGTATCCATGACCGTTTTCACATGAGCTCCTTGAAAGTGTCGAAATTCTGCCGCACCGCTTCGTAGGCGACGATCCCCGCGGCGATGGAGATGTTGAGGCTGCGTCCCTGGGGCGTCATGGGGATCGTGACGCACCGATCTTCATAGCGTCGCAGCAACGCTTCGGGCAGGCCGGAGGTTTCGCTGCCGAATAGCAGCCAGTCGCCGGGGCGGTAGTCGGCTTCGAACCAGGGGCGGTCGGTTCTGGTCGTGGCGAGCCAGAGCCGCTCGTTACCGTGGGACTGCAGAAAGGCATCCAGCGAAGGCCAGATGGTGGGGGCCAGTTTGTGCCAGTAGTCCAGCCCCGCCCGCTTCAGGCGGGTGTCGGTAATCTCGAACCCCAGCGGCTCCACCAGATGGAGCTTCGCTCCCATATTGACGCAGAGGCGCCCGATAGTGCCGGTATTGGGGGCGATTTTGGGTTCGACGAGGACGATATTGACCATATTTGCGATGACTCCACGATAAAATTGATAAAATTGTAGCCTAAAATGTGAATAGGACGGGACGATGAAAAAACGAATAACGCTGTTTCTGCTTCCGCTGCTGATCTTGATGGGGTGTGCCAAAGCGCCTATTACGGGACGCACGCAGATCATGATGGTCTCACCCCAACAGGAGCAGGCGATGGGCTTTCAGACCGAAGAGGCCATTTTGAAAAAAGAGAAGCTCTCCACCGACAAGGCGTTGGTGGAGAGGGTCACCCGGGTCGGGATGCGCATCGCCAAAGCGACGGGTTTGAAAAAGGATTGGAAATTTTTCGTCATCGACAAACCCAAAACCGCCAACGCCTTCTGCCTCGCCAACGGCCATGTCTTCGTCTATTCCGGCATCATGAAGTATGTCGGCAACGACGCCCAGTTGGCAACCGTCATGGGACATGAAATGGGCCACGCCATCGCCCACCACGTGGCCGAACAGGTCAGCATGGCGATGATGACCAACCTGGCCGCCACCGCCGCCGCGGCCGCCATCGACAGCAAGGTCCACAACGATGCCGAGCGCGCCGCCTACATCGCGGCACTTGGCCTCGGGGCCAATGTGGGGGTCGTACTCCCCTACTCCCGCATGCTCGAAAACGAAGCGGACCATATCGGGCTGATGCTGATGGCGAAAGCCTGCTACGACCCGCGCCAGGCCATCGCCTTCTGGAAAAAGTTCGCCAAACAGGGGAAAGAGCCACCCGTCTACTTTTCCACCCACCCCTCCTCAGAGGAGCGGATCCGCCATCTGGAAGAGCTGATGCCCCAGGCGCTGAAGATCTACCGCGAAAGCGGTTGCCGGAAAGAGGCTTCGAAACGCACGGCCGAAGCGTCAGCCGTTTCCGCGAAATCCCCATCCGGGAAGAAGGTCCTCGGAACGCCCGTCGATTGACCGGGCACCTCTAAAAACCCATGTCCGACCTTTTACCGCCAGTAGAGGCGGTTCAGGGAAGCGAGCTTCTGCCACGCCGCCTCCTCCATCTGCGCCTGCGTCATGCGCCACCGCCAGTTGCCCTCCGTGGAGCCGGGCAGATTCATCCTGGCCCAGGAGCCGAGTCCCAGCAGGTCCTGCATCGGGAAAACGGCGGTCGCCGCCACACTTTTGAGCGCCTCCCTTATCATCGCCCACTGAATCTCCTTTTCCGAACTCGCCAGATAGCCGGTCACTTTCCGGGGGTCGGGGAGAGATTCGAACCACCCCACCGTCGTGTCGTTGTCGTGGGTGCCCGTGTAGACGACGGCGTTTCGGGTATGGTTGTGGGGAAGGTAGGGGTTGGCGGCATTGCCGTCGAAGGCGAACTGCAGAATCTTCATGCCGGGGAAACCGAGGCTTTCTCGCAGCCGCTCCACTTCGGGCGTGATGATGCCCAGGTCTTCGGCGATGATGGGAAGTTTTCCCAGTGCCCTTTCGACCGCTTCGAAAAAGGGGGCGCCGGGCCCCTCGACCCACCGGCCCTTCACCGCCGTTTCTTCTTCGGACGGAATCGCCCAGTAGGCTTCGAACCCCCTGAAATGGTCGATACGCACCACATCGTAGAGTTCGAAACTCTTTTTGAAGCGGTCAATCCACCAGGCGTACCCCTGACGGCGCATCGCCTCCCAGTCGTAGAGGGGATTGCCCCAGCGCTGCCCCGTGGGGCTGAAATAGTCCGGCGGCACCCCCGCCACATGGCGGGGCAGCCCCTTCTCGTCCAGGTCAAAGAGTCCGGGGTGGGCCCAGACATCGGCACTGTCTTCGGAGACGTAGATCGGGATGTCCCCGACGATGTAGACCCCCCTTTCGTTGGCGAAATGTTTGAGGCTTTTCCACTGGCGGTCGAAGAGGTACTGCAGAAACTTCTGGTACGCCACCTCCTCTTCATGGGCCCGGGCGGCCTCTCTGAGCGCGGAGGGTTCCCTTTTGCGAAGCTTCTCCTCCCACCGGTACCAGGGCCGGTCCCCCTGGGCTTTCCTGAGCGCCATGAAGAGGGCGAAATCCTCCAGCCACCCCTTTTCCCTGTCGCAAAAAAGGTGAAAATCTTCCTTCTCTTCCGCTTTGGCATTCGCCGTGAAGTTGACAAAGGCTTCTTGGAGTTTCGGAAGTTTGCAGCTTCTGCTCTTCTCGTAGTCGACCCTCGCCGTCTCAGGCTCCGAAGCCCGCTTCTCCTGCACCAGCCAGCCTGCATCGCGCAGCGGCTGCAGGTCGACAAGGAGCGGGTTTCCCGCAAAGGCGGAGAAACTCTGGTAGGGGGAGTCGCCAAAGCCCGTGGGCCCCAGCGGGAGCATCTGCCACAGCGAAACGCCGCTCGTCGAGAGTTTCTCGACCCAGCGCATCGCGTTTTCCCCGATATCGCCGATACCGCACTCTCCCGGCAGGGAGGTCGGATGGAGCAGAATACCCGACATCCGGTCTTTCAACACCCTTTTTTCAGCCATCGTGCCCCACTTTCATTGCCATATTTTGAAACGGTTGATGAGCCCGTTGGTCGAGCTGTCGTGGCTTTCGACCGGCTCTTTTCCCTCCAGTTCGGGAAGAATGCGTTTGGCCAGGTGTTTGCCAAGCTCCACGCCCCACTGGTCGAAGCTGTAGATGTTCCAGATGACTCCCTGGACGAAGATCTTATGCTCGTACATGGCGATCAGTTTGCCGAGCCGGCGGGGGGTCATCTTCTTCAGGAGAATGGTGTTGGTGGGGCGGTTCCCTTCGAAGATTTTGTGGGGGATGAGGGCTTCCACCTCATCGAGGCGCTTGCCTGCGTCCAGAAACTCCTTCTCCACCTCTTCCCTCGTCTTGCCGAACGCCAGCGCTTCGGTCTGGGCGAAAAAGTTGGAGAGCAGAATCCTGTGGTGCTCGCCGATGGGGTTGAGGCTCTCGGCTGGGGCGATGAAGTCGCAGGGGATCAGCTTGGTCCCCTGGTGGATCAGCTGGTAGAAGGCATGCTGGCCGTTGGTGCCCGGCTCCCCCCAGATGATGGGCCCCGTCTGATAATGAACCTTCCGGCCGTTGCGGTCGACCGATTTGCCGTTGCTCTCCATGTCCCCCTGCTGCATATAGGCGGGGAAACGGTGCAGGTACTGGTCGTAAGGCAAAATGGCGTGACTCTGGGCGCCGTAAAAGTTGTTGTACCAAATACCAAGCAACGCCAGTATGACGGGCAGATTGTCGGCGAAGCCGGCGTGCCGGAAGTGCCCGTCCATTTCGTACGCCCCTTCCAGGAGCTCTTCGAACCTTTCGAAGCCGATGGTAAGGGCGATGGAGAGGCCGATGGCAGACCAGAGGGAGTAGCGCCCCCCGACCCAGTCCCAGAATTCGAACATATGGTCGGTGTCGATACCGAAAGCTTCCACCCCCTTCTCGTTGGTGGACATGGCGACGAAGTGTTTGGCGATGGCGCTTTCGTCGCCCCCTGCGGCCTCCAGCAGCCACGCTCTGGCCGTATGGGCGTTGGTCATGGTCTCCTGCGTCGTGAAGGTTTTGGAGGCGATGAGAAAGAGGGTCGTCTCCGGATTCAGCCCCTTCAGGGTCTCGGCGATATGGGTGCCGTCGACATTGGAGACGAAATGGGGTTCGATGTCGGGAAGTTTGTAGTGACGGAGCGCTTCGGTGACCATCACCGGCCCCAGGTCCGACCCCCCGATGCCGATGTTGACGATGTCGGTGATCTTCTTGCCCGTGAACCCCCGCCACTCTCCGCCGTGGACCCGACCGCAGAAGCGGCGCATCTTTTCCAGCACGGCGTTGACCTTGGGCATGACATCTTCGCCGTCGACATAGATGGGGGTGTCGGCGCGGTTGCGCAGTGCCACGTGCAGCACCGCCCGGTTCTCGGTACGGTTGATCTTCTCGCCCCGGAACATCGCTTCGATGGCCTCTTTCACACCGCACTCGCCCGCCAGCTGCAGCAGGGCTTCGAAGATCTCCCCGTCGATGCGGTTTTTGGAGAAATCGAGAAGCATCTCGTCATCCAGCGTCCGGGAGAATTTCGTGAAGCGGTCGGGGTCTTCGGCAAACCACTCCCTCAGATGCTTCGTTTTGCTCTTTTCGTAGAGGCTTTCGAGCCGTTGCCACGCTTTGGTCGTCGTAGGGTCGATGTTTTTCAACATGGAAGCATCCTCAAATCATCTTGAAGTAGCAAACCCCCAGCGCCGGCAGGGTCAGTTCGATGGAGTGTTTCCTGCCGTGGCACTCCACGGGTCGCGATTCGATGGGGTCGGGGTTGATGATGTCCCACCCTTCGTAGGCGCGGGACTGGGAGTTGAAGATCTCCTTCCACATCCCCTCATAGGGCACACCCACCCGGTAGTTTCTGTAGACCGTGTCGGCAAAGTTGCAGACCACCAGCACCGTCTCCTCCTCCAGGTCGCTCTTTCTGATGAAAGCCAGGACGTTGTGCTGGTAGTCAGTGTCGTCGATCCACTCGAAGCCGGCATGCTTTTCATCGTAGAGGTGAAGCGCCCGCTCCCGTTTGTAGAGGGCGTTCAGGTCCGCCACCAGCTTCTGGATGCCCCGGTGGCAGGGGCTCTCCAGCAGGTGCCAGTCGAGGCTCTTTTCGTAGTTCCACTCCGCCCACTGGGCGAACTCGCCCCCCATGAAGAGCAGCTTCTTGCCCGGATGGGCGGTCATGTAGGCAAAAAGCGCCCGCAGGTTGGCGAACTTCTGGTTGTCGTCGCCGGGCATCTTTCGAATGAGCGACCCTTTCATGTGGACCACTTCGTCGTGGCTGAGCGGCAGGACGAAATTTTCGTCGAAGGCGTACCACATGCTGAAGGTGATCTGGTGGTGATGGTGCTGCCGAAAGATGGGGTCGAGTTTGAAATATTTGAGGGTGTCGTGCATCCACCCCATGTTCCATTTGAAGCCGAATCCCAGCCCGCCGGTGTAGACGGGCCGCGTGACCATCGGGTAGGCAGTAGACTCTTCCGCGATTATCAAAATGTCTTCGAAGTGGCCGTAGGCCGTCTCGTTGAGCTGCTTCAGAAAGGCGATGGCGTCGAGGTTCTCGTTGCCGCCGTATTTGTTGGGGATCCACTCCCCCTCCTTGCGGGCGTAGTCGAGGTAGAGCATGGAGGCGACCGCATCGACGCGGATACCGTCGATGTGGTACTTCTCCAACCAGTACATGGCGCTGGAGATGAGAAAGGCGCGCACTTCGTTGCGGCCGTAGTTGAAGATGGCGCTCTTCCATTCGGGGTGGTACCCCAGCCGCGGGTCTTCGTGTTCGTAGAGGCAGGTGCCGTCGAAGTTGATGAGTCCGTGGCCGTCGGTGACGAAGTGGGAGGGCACCCAGTCCATGATGACCCCGATGTTGTGGCGGTGCAGAATGTCGACGAAGGCCATGAACTCCTGGGGCGTGCCGTAGCGTGCCGTCGGCGCGAAGTAGCCCGTCGCCTGGTAGCCCCAGGAGCCTTCGAAGGGGTGTTCGGTAATGGGCATGATCTCCACGTGGGTGTAGTTCATGTCGACCAGGTAGCGGGCCAGCTGCTCGGCCGCTTCGGTATAGGTAAGGAACCGGTCCCCCTCTTCCGGGACCCGCCGCCAGGAGCCCAGGTGCACTTCGTAGATGTTGATGGGCTTGTCGTGGGCGTTGTGGTTGTGGCGCAGCTCCATCCACACCTCGTCCTGCCACGCGTAGTCGTCGATCTCCCATACCCTGGAAGCGGAAGCCGGGGGTTTTTCGGCGTATTTGGCGTAGGGGTCGGCCTTTTCGAAGATGCGCCCGTCGAAGCCGACGATATGGTACTTGTAGGTCTGCCCCGGCGCCACCCCTTCGATGAACCCTTCCCAGATACCGCTCTCGTCGTCGCGCTTTTTCAGAGGGTGGGTAGATGGGTCGTAGGCGTTGAAATCGCCCACGACGGCGACGCTGCCGGCATTGGGCGCCCAAACGGCGAAGTAGGCCCCATCCACCCCTTCGCGGCGCATGAGGTGCGATCCCAGCTTGTCGTAGAGCTTGACATGGGTCCCCTCTTTGAAAAGGTAGATGTCCAGATCCGTGAAACGGGTCACGTCGTAGTGGATGGGATGGCTCATGGTAGGGTCCTTATTGGTAGTTTTTCACCCGTTTGGCGTAAAGGGTGTGGTAATAGACATCTTCATACTGCCGGGCCGAGCTTTCCCAGTCGTAGCGCGCCTGCATGGCGTTACGCTGCATCAGCTCGTAGGCGTCCCGGTCGTAGCGCCAGGTGTCCACGGCCCATTTGACCGTATGGTAGAGGGCGTCGCGTGTGGCATCGTAAAACTTGAAACCGTTGCCGGTGCGGGCGGCGGGGTCGAAGTTCTGGATCGTGTCGTCCAGGCCGCCGGTGGCGCGGACGATGGGAAGCGTGCCGTAGCGCAGGGAGTAGATCTGGTTCAGGCCGCAGGGCTCGAAGAGCGAAGGCATCAGGAAAAGGTCGCTGCCCGCTTCGATGATGTGGGCCAGCTCGTTGGAGTAGCCGATGTAGCAGGCGAAGTTCTCCGGGTAGCGGGCCGCCACGTCGCTGAAGAAACCCTCCGCCCACTTCTCGCCGGTTCCCAGCATGACGATCTGCGCCCCCAGATGCACCAGCCCCTCCATGGCGCCGGCGATAAGGCCGATGCCCTTCTGCTCCGCAAAGCGCCCCACGAAGCCGATGACCGGCATGTCGGTCCACTCCGGCAGATTGAAGCGCCGCTGGAGGTCCGTTTTGCAGGCGCTTTTGCCCGCCATATCGCCCAGGTCGTACTTTTGGACGATGTAGGGGTCCACGTCGGGGCTCCATTCGTCATAGTCGACCCCGTTGAGAATGCCGTAGAGTTTACCCGCATGGGCGCGGATATGGCCGTCGAGCCCGAAACCGAATTCGGGCGTCTGGATCTCACGGGCGTATTTGCGGCTGACGGTGGTGACGGCATCCGCCGCGGCGATCCCCCCTTTGAGCAGGTTGACGCCGTCCATCGCTTCGAATTCGTAGGGGTTGAAGTGCTCCCACCCCATCTCCATGACATCCATCGCCCCTTTGAAAAAGACCCCCTGGTGCTGAAGGTTGTGGATGGTGAGCACCGTCGCGGCCTCGGCGAAGCCGTCGTAGGCGAAGCGGCTCTTCGCCAGGGCAGGCTGGGCGGCGGTGTGCCAGTCGTGGGCGTGGATCACATCGGGTTTGAAACCGATCTTCTTGGCCAGTTGGAAAGCGGCTTTGGAGAGGAAGATGAAGCGGTTGTCGTTGTCGCCGTAACTGAAGCCGTGCTCGTCGGCGTAGAGTCCGGAACGCCCGTAGAAGGCTTCGTAGTCGATGAAATAGATTTCAACGTCACTGCCAGGCAGCGTGCTTTTGTAGACGCCTGCCCACAGCTCCCCCATGGGCCCCATCGGGACACCCAGGGGCCCCGGCACGTGTTCCAGGGCGCTTTTGTCGATGCTGTAGTAACGGGGCATCACGACCACGACGCGGTGCCCCAGCTTCGCCAAAGCCTTGGGAAGCGCTCCCGCCACATCCGCCAGTCCGCCGGTCTTGGCGAAGGGGACCACTTCGGAAGCGGTAAATAGAATGTTCAACGGTTGTTGCATGATCGGCCTTTTATTGGTCATTGGTCATTTGCCATTTGTCATTGGGAATCACCTTCCCACCTACTCACTCTCTCACCTTCTCACCAGCCGCAAAGCGGCGATCCCACTTTCATATCCCTATTCTATCCAACAAAATCTTCGCCCCTTCCAGCGACGCGTCCTGAATGGCACTTCTTTCGATGCGCAAACCCTCCAGAGAGGCCGCCAACGCCAGGCCGCCCATCCGGGTCCGTACCTCGTCGGCAACCCAGGGGTTGTGCGCCACCACCCCGCCTCCCAGAACCAGCACTTCGGGATTGCAGAGCGTCACCAGCGTCGCGGCGGCATGGCTCAACGCCTCCAGATATTTTATGGCAATATCATGGCAAACCTTTTGCTGATTCTCGTTTCCCGATTCTCGATTCTCGTTTCTCGTTTCCCCATAATCCACCCATGCCCCCAAATCGGGCTCCCCTTCGCATCCTGTCTGCCGCATCCACTTCTGCAAACCGCTTCCCGAAGCGTAGAGTTCCAGACAGTTGTCCTTTCCGCATCCGCACCGAAAAGGGGCCTTCCGGTAGGGGACGTGGCCCACCTCTGCCGCCAGGGAGCGGAAACCGTGGAATATCTCCCCCTTCTCGATGATGCCCGAACCCAGCCCCGTCCCCGAATAGAGGGCGACGAGGTGGCCGCTCTCCCAGTAGACCGACTCCGCCAGGGCGGCGCAGTTGAGGTCGTTTTCCAGCATCAGGGGAATGCCGTATGCCGCTTCCACCCAGTCGGCGATATCCGGCTCGTCCACCTCGATGTTGGGGGCCGAGAGAATAGAGCCCCCATGCACCTGTCCTGCGTAGGAGACGGCGATGGTGTCGATGTCGGGGCAGGTACGCATCGCCTCTTCGATAAAGGCTTTGAGGCCCCTCTTGCGGCTGGGGATCTTTCCGCAGAACTCCTGGGGGCCTACCAGTTCGTAGCGCAGCCACGTCCCGCCGATGTCGATGGCCAGACGGCTCATTGACTTTCCCCAGGTGTGGGAATCGGGAAACGGGAACAGTGAACGGTAAACAGTGAAACGAGAATGCTCTTACCTTCCAACCCTCTCACCTTCCCACTTTCCCACCTTCTCACCTCCTCACCAATCCACGATAGAGAGCTTCGTACGCTTTGGCACACCTTTCGATGGAAAAGTCGCACCGCATGTCGAACCTTTTCATCTTATCCATGCTTGCGGGGCGGTCGTAAAGCGCCAGGGCACGGTCGATCGCGTCGACCAACGCGTCAGGCGTGGCATCGTCGAAGACGTATCCCATGCCACAGACCCATTCGCGGCCGCTTTCGTGCACCGTGTCACGCAGCCCCCCGACACGGTGCACCACGGGCAGGGTACCGTAGCGCATGGCGATCATCTGGTTGAGCCCGCAGGGTTCGAAGCGGGAAGGCATCAGCAGAAAATCGGCGGCGGCGTACATTCGGTGGGAGAGGTTTTCGTCGTAGCCAAAACGCAGATGGATATTTTCCGCACTTTCGGCCGCTTCTCCCAGGGCCGTATGCCACCGCTCCTCCCCCTCTCCCAGGATCGCCAGGGTCATGGGTCGCCGGGCGATCGCCTCGACGGCCTCCACGAGAAGGTCGAGCCCTTTCTGCTCCACGAAACGGCCGATGAAGATGAAGAGCGGGTCTTCATATTTTTTCATATCAATTTCATTTAGAAAGGCTTTTTTGCAGAGGCTCTTGCCTTCAAGCCGGTCGGGCGAATAGTGTGCGGCAAGGGCGGCATCTGTTTCGGGATGGTAGAAATCGGTGTCGATGCCGTTGAGGATGCCCTTCAGTTTGCCGGCGTGCTTTCGGATGAATCCCTCCAGGCCGCAGCCAAACGCCGTGGTCTGAATCTCCACCGCATAGGAGGGGCTGACCGTCGTGACCGCGTCGGCATGGGCAATGCCCCCTTTCATCCAGTTGACCTGGCCGTAAAACTCCATATCCTCCGGGGCGAAGTGGTACGCCGCCAGGCCCGTCCTCTCGAGCGAGCTTTTCGGGAAGATCCCCTGATAGGCCAGGTTGTGGATGGTATAGACCACTCTGGAAGGAAGGCCCCGATCTTTCATGAGAGGTGCCGCCAAAGCGGTATGCCAGTCGTTGAGATGGATCAGGTCGAACCGTTCGTTCCTTCCCAGGGCGACAAGGGCATGGCAGAAAACGGCGAAGCGGATATCGTTGGCTTCGTAAGGGGGGCCGTAGGGGGCGTCCACATCACAGAGACGCTCTTCGTAGAAAAAAAGATGCTCCACCCCCTCATAAATGCATCGAAAGAGCGCAACGCGAACGGGTGCGCCGCCCATTTCAAACGCCACCGAGCGCCCCGTAGGTTCGATGCCGAACCTTTCTTGGTCAATAAAGCGGTAAAGCGGCATCGCGACAGTCACTTCCAGGCTTTTGGAGAGGGCTTTGGGAAGGGCATGGGCGATATCGGCGAGTCCGCCGGTTTTGGCGAAGGGAAAGAGTTCCGCAGCGGCGAACAGCACTCTCATGACAACGCCTTCAATGCCGTTTTAAGCAGTGACGCCGCCTCTTCGGGTAGCACCGGATTGATCTGGATGCCGCTTTCTAGTTCGAAGCCGCCCAGGCGGAAGAGGCGCGGCACGATACGTATGCCGAAACGCCAGATATGGGGAATGTCGTCATAAAAGGTTTCGGTCTCGCTGTTTTTCTGAAGCGGCGGGGTGTTGAAGAGGATATTGAAATCGAAATCTCCCAGCTCTTCGTAGAGGGCATCGATCGTCTGTTTGAGCACTCCGCCCAGTTCCCGCATCATGGGTTCGTCCAGATCGGAAACGGAGACGATGCCGTTTTTGGAAAAAATCGCCGTTTCGAAAGCGAAAGTGGAGGCGTAGGGGCAGAATGCGATGAAACGGTCGCTCTCCAGCACGATACGCTTTGCGTCGGAGCGCTCCTGGTGCAGGACACTCTCGAAAATGTTATGGCGACGCCGGTCGAAATAGTGTTTGGCCCGCTCCATCTGCACGACCGTCTCCTTCGGCACCACCGGCAGGGCGATAAGCTGGGTATGGGGATGGGTCTGCGTCGCCGCCGCATAGTGGCCGTGGTTTTTGAAAAGGGAAATGGTGACGAGCCTTATGTCGTTGCGCAAGTCATTGACGCGGGAGCGGAGCGTGTAGAGCCAGTTGAAATATTCATTCTCGCTCCAGCCGTCCATCCGCGTCAGGTGGCGTGGGGTGTCGACGATCACTTCATGGGCCCCCAGCCCCTCCCACAGGGTGTAGATGCCCACCTCCTCGCTTTGCCAGGGGGCTTCGATCTGTACCGCTTTGTAGAGGTTGGGGACGACACGGGTCTTCCAGCCGGGGGTGTTCGGGTCTCCCCCGTCGCGCAGGGAGAAGATTTCCGGCGGCGTCATCGCTTCGTGGCCCGGGCAGAAGGGGCAGTTGCGGTGATCCGCACTCTCTTCCTCCCTGAGGGTTCTGTAGCAGTCGGGGCGGTGGAGGCGCTCGGGCGCGATGAGGGCGTATTCGTCATGGAGCAGGTCGTAGCGTATTTCAGACATCGTATACCTTATACA
It encodes the following:
- the glgB gene encoding 1,4-alpha-glucan branching protein GlgB — protein: MSHPIHYDVTRFTDLDIYLFKEGTHVKLYDKLGSHLMRREGVDGAYFAVWAPNAGSVAVVGDFNAYDPSTHPLKKRDDESGIWEGFIEGVAPGQTYKYHIVGFDGRIFEKADPYAKYAEKPPASASRVWEIDDYAWQDEVWMELRHNHNAHDKPINIYEVHLGSWRRVPEEGDRFLTYTEAAEQLARYLVDMNYTHVEIMPITEHPFEGSWGYQATGYFAPTARYGTPQEFMAFVDILHRHNIGVIMDWVPSHFVTDGHGLINFDGTCLYEHEDPRLGYHPEWKSAIFNYGRNEVRAFLISSAMYWLEKYHIDGIRVDAVASMLYLDYARKEGEWIPNKYGGNENLDAIAFLKQLNETAYGHFEDILIIAEESTAYPMVTRPVYTGGLGFGFKWNMGWMHDTLKYFKLDPIFRQHHHHQITFSMWYAFDENFVLPLSHDEVVHMKGSLIRKMPGDDNQKFANLRALFAYMTAHPGKKLLFMGGEFAQWAEWNYEKSLDWHLLESPCHRGIQKLVADLNALYKRERALHLYDEKHAGFEWIDDTDYQHNVLAFIRKSDLEEETVLVVCNFADTVYRNYRVGVPYEGMWKEIFNSQSRAYEGWDIINPDPIESRPVECHGRKHSIELTLPALGVCYFKMI
- the glgA gene encoding glycogen synthase GlgA, with translation MQQPLNILFTASEVVPFAKTGGLADVAGALPKALAKLGHRVVVVMPRYYSIDKSALEHVPGPLGVPMGPMGELWAGVYKSTLPGSDVEIYFIDYEAFYGRSGLYADEHGFSYGDNDNRFIFLSKAAFQLAKKIGFKPDVIHAHDWHTAAQPALAKSRFAYDGFAEAATVLTIHNLQHQGVFFKGAMDVMEMGWEHFNPYEFEAMDGVNLLKGGIAAADAVTTVSRKYAREIQTPEFGFGLDGHIRAHAGKLYGILNGVDYDEWSPDVDPYIVQKYDLGDMAGKSACKTDLQRRFNLPEWTDMPVIGFVGRFAEQKGIGLIAGAMEGLVHLGAQIVMLGTGEKWAEGFFSDVAARYPENFACYIGYSNELAHIIEAGSDLFLMPSLFEPCGLNQIYSLRYGTLPIVRATGGLDDTIQNFDPAARTGNGFKFYDATRDALYHTVKWAVDTWRYDRDAYELMQRNAMQARYDWESSARQYEDVYYHTLYAKRVKNYQ
- a CDS encoding ROK family protein produces the protein MSRLAIDIGGTWLRYELVGPQEFCGKIPSRKRGLKAFIEEAMRTCPDIDTIAVSYAGQVHGGSILSAPNIEVDEPDIADWVEAAYGIPLMLENDLNCAALAESVYWESGHLVALYSGTGLGSGIIEKGEIFHGFRSLAAEVGHVPYRKAPFRCGCGKDNCLELYASGSGLQKWMRQTGCEGEPDLGAWVDYGETRNENRESGNENQQKVCHDIAIKYLEALSHAAATLVTLCNPEVLVLGGGVVAHNPWVADEVRTRMGGLALAASLEGLRIERSAIQDASLEGAKILLDRIGI
- a CDS encoding glycogen/starch synthase translates to MRVLFAAAELFPFAKTGGLADIAHALPKALSKSLEVTVAMPLYRFIDQERFGIEPTGRSVAFEMGGAPVRVALFRCIYEGVEHLFFYEERLCDVDAPYGPPYEANDIRFAVFCHALVALGRNERFDLIHLNDWHTALAAPLMKDRGLPSRVVYTIHNLAYQGIFPKSSLERTGLAAYHFAPEDMEFYGQVNWMKGGIAHADAVTTVSPSYAVEIQTTAFGCGLEGFIRKHAGKLKGILNGIDTDFYHPETDAALAAHYSPDRLEGKSLCKKAFLNEIDMKKYEDPLFIFIGRFVEQKGLDLLVEAVEAIARRPMTLAILGEGEERWHTALGEAAESAENIHLRFGYDENLSHRMYAAADFLLMPSRFEPCGLNQMIAMRYGTLPVVHRVGGLRDTVHESGREWVCGMGYVFDDATPDALVDAIDRALALYDRPASMDKMKRFDMRCDFSIERCAKAYEALYRGLVRR
- a CDS encoding galactose-1-phosphate uridylyltransferase produces the protein MSEIRYDLLHDEYALIAPERLHRPDCYRTLREEESADHRNCPFCPGHEAMTPPEIFSLRDGGDPNTPGWKTRVVPNLYKAVQIEAPWQSEEVGIYTLWEGLGAHEVIVDTPRHLTRMDGWSENEYFNWLYTLRSRVNDLRNDIRLVTISLFKNHGHYAAATQTHPHTQLIALPVVPKETVVQMERAKHYFDRRRHNIFESVLHQERSDAKRIVLESDRFIAFCPYASTFAFETAIFSKNGIVSVSDLDEPMMRELGGVLKQTIDALYEELGDFDFNILFNTPPLQKNSETETFYDDIPHIWRFGIRIVPRLFRLGGFELESGIQINPVLPEEAASLLKTALKALS